The window GACTCGCCGGGCACCGACAGGCAGCCCTCGTCATCGTCCTCGGGGTCGGGCATGGTCTCGGGAACCTCGGAGGTCTCCAGCACCGGATTGACGACGACGCCGCGACGCCGGACCGTCTTCTTGCGCGCATCGGCACAGTCGTAGACGAAGACCCGCTTGTTGACCCCGATCTGGTTGGCCGCCAATCCGACTCCGTGGGCGGCGTCCATCGTGTCGTAGAGATCGGTGATCAGATCGGCCAGGTCGGCGGGCAGCGAACCGTCCGGCCCGACGGGAATCGGTTCGGTCGCGGTGTGCAGGACGGGATCTCCGACGATGCAGATCGGTCTGACGGCCATGCCGAAAGCTTAGGGGGCGGGCTCGGCGCGGTTGTTTTGACCGCCGACTCG is drawn from Mycolicibacterium gilvum and contains these coding sequences:
- a CDS encoding peptide deformylase — its product is MAVRPICIVGDPVLHTATEPIPVGPDGSLPADLADLITDLYDTMDAAHGVGLAANQIGVNKRVFVYDCADARKKTVRRRGVVVNPVLETSEVPETMPDPEDDDEGCLSVPGESFPTGRADWARVTGLDADGTPITIEGTDLFARMLQHETGHLDGFLYLDSLIGRNARAAKRAVKSHGWGVPGLTWMPGEDPDPFGH